The proteins below are encoded in one region of Geobacter sp.:
- a CDS encoding DNA-binding protein translates to MNKGRFSPIIPLAVFLNCLFAATAFAGFGFGSDDVGKSGLDFNRGYDINTVTTVSGRVVSAPRTNGNEHVFVEVRTDGEIISLSLGPKYSWVKKEFPLHPNDEIAARGSKAQGEDGKSYLMVQKLTNLTTGARMVVRNERGEPGWSARTAGSMMSNGPRGGMMWGGGMMRH, encoded by the coding sequence ATGAACAAGGGCCGCTTTTCCCCCATCATACCCCTGGCAGTCTTCTTGAATTGTCTGTTTGCCGCAACCGCTTTCGCCGGTTTCGGCTTCGGGAGTGATGATGTGGGGAAGAGCGGCCTTGATTTCAACAGGGGATACGATATCAACACGGTGACGACCGTTTCGGGCCGGGTTGTCTCTGCCCCTCGAACCAATGGAAACGAACACGTATTCGTTGAAGTCAGGACCGATGGCGAAATCATCAGCCTCAGTCTCGGCCCGAAATATTCCTGGGTAAAAAAGGAATTCCCGCTTCATCCCAACGACGAGATTGCTGCCAGGGGCTCCAAAGCCCAGGGGGAAGACGGAAAATCCTATCTGATGGTGCAGAAACTGACGAACCTGACAACCGGCGCCCGGATGGTAGTGCGAAACGAGCGCGGTGAACCTGGTTGGTCGGCACGGACTGCTGGCAGCATGATGTCAAATGGCCCACGGGGCGGCATGATGTGGGGCGGTGGCATGATGAGACACTGA
- a CDS encoding anaerobic C4-dicarboxylate transporter, translating into MAMFWIQFVLVLGAVLLGIRRGGVALGLIGGLGVALLTLVFRSAPAEPPIAVMLIILAVVTASATLQVAGGLDYLVQLTEKMLRAHPKYVTILAPLSTFFLTVCVGTGHAVYALLPVIADVAIKTGTRPERPMAIASVASQMGITASPVAAAVTFFLGFAASSGHPVTLIDIISITMPAGIVGVMAAAAWSFNRGKDLDKDSEFQSRLADSEFRKALDTDVTTLDKKISGTAKLSVALFFAGVATIILFAVVPELLPLSSGKKPIPMTTVVQFVMLAYGAFIMFAGDVKAKEIAHSSVFISGMIAVVSIFGIAWMSDTFITANKKFLVDNIGAMVKLAPWTFAIATFCISAFVKSQAATLAITLPLGVALGLPITLLLGLIPASYAYFFFAFYPSDLAAINFDRTGTTRIGKYLLNHSFMIPGLIGVGVSTVTAYLISSIIL; encoded by the coding sequence ATGGCAATGTTCTGGATCCAATTCGTGCTTGTCCTCGGTGCCGTCCTGCTCGGCATCCGTCGCGGCGGGGTAGCCCTCGGCCTGATCGGCGGCCTCGGCGTGGCGCTTCTCACGCTCGTCTTCCGCAGCGCTCCCGCCGAACCCCCCATTGCCGTCATGCTGATCATCCTGGCGGTGGTGACCGCCTCGGCCACGCTGCAGGTGGCCGGCGGCCTCGACTACCTGGTGCAGCTGACTGAGAAGATGCTGCGCGCCCATCCCAAGTATGTGACTATCCTGGCGCCGCTCTCCACCTTCTTCCTGACGGTCTGCGTCGGCACCGGCCACGCCGTCTACGCCCTGCTGCCGGTCATCGCCGACGTGGCGATCAAGACCGGAACACGTCCCGAGCGACCGATGGCCATTGCCAGCGTCGCCTCCCAGATGGGGATCACAGCCAGCCCGGTGGCGGCCGCCGTCACCTTCTTCCTCGGCTTTGCCGCAAGTTCCGGCCATCCGGTTACCCTGATCGACATCATCTCCATCACCATGCCGGCCGGAATCGTCGGCGTGATGGCTGCGGCGGCCTGGAGTTTCAACCGCGGCAAGGACCTGGACAAGGACTCCGAGTTCCAGTCCCGCCTGGCCGATTCCGAGTTCCGCAAGGCCCTCGACACCGACGTCACCACCCTGGACAAGAAGATATCCGGTACCGCGAAGCTTTCCGTTGCGCTCTTCTTTGCCGGCGTCGCCACAATCATCCTCTTTGCCGTCGTTCCCGAGCTGCTGCCGCTTTCCAGCGGGAAGAAGCCGATCCCGATGACCACGGTTGTCCAGTTCGTCATGCTGGCCTACGGAGCCTTCATCATGTTCGCTGGCGACGTCAAGGCCAAGGAGATCGCCCATTCCAGCGTCTTCATCTCCGGGATGATCGCGGTCGTCTCCATCTTCGGCATTGCCTGGATGAGCGATACCTTCATCACCGCCAACAAGAAGTTCCTGGTGGACAACATCGGCGCCATGGTGAAACTCGCCCCCTGGACCTTTGCCATTGCCACCTTCTGCATCTCCGCATTCGTCAAGAGCCAGGCCGCGACCCTTGCCATCACCCTGCCGCTGGGCGTGGCCCTGGGGCTTCCGATCACCCTGCTGCTCGGCCTCATTCCGGCCAGCTACGCCTACTTCTTCTTTGCCTTCTATCCCAGCGACCTGGCCGCCATCAACTTCGACCGCACCGGCACCACCCGCATCGGCAAGTATCTCCTCAACCACAGCTTCATGATCCCCGGTCTCATCGGGGTTGGGGTATCAACCGTGACTGCTTACCTGATATCGAGCATTATCCTGTAA
- a CDS encoding response regulator → MNQHTYPAFGILLVDDEPAWLKSLSLTLRSCAGLTNIATCQDSREVMGLLAGGEIALVLLDLTMPHLSGEELLSQIGEQHPDVTTIVISGLNQLETAVRCMKLGAFDYFIKTDEEDRIVGGVLRAVRMKEMQRDYLEMSTRLASGELRHPEAFAAIVTGDRAMLKVFAYVEAVARSPQPLLITGESGVGKELVAQAAHRLSGCRGKLVTVNVAGLDDTVFADTLFGHVRGAFTGAEQLRRGMVEEAADGTLFLDEIGDLSIASQVKLLRLLQEGEFFPLGCDQPKRLKARIIVATHQNLAEKEAAGTFRRDLFYRLRTHQVHLPPLRERPGDIPLLLDHFLEEAARTLGKKKPTPPRELSQVLATYGFPGNVRELKAMVFDAVSLHRDRMLSMESFLKTIGQLRTAREEAAPPGRNPFAGFVDLPTFSEAAGLLVAEAMHRANGNQTMAARLLGISQPALNKRLKMRRG, encoded by the coding sequence GTGAACCAGCACACCTATCCCGCCTTCGGCATACTCCTGGTCGACGACGAGCCGGCCTGGCTGAAATCCCTTTCCCTTACCCTGCGGAGCTGCGCGGGGCTGACCAACATCGCCACCTGCCAGGACAGCCGGGAGGTCATGGGACTCCTTGCCGGCGGTGAGATCGCCCTGGTCCTGCTCGATCTCACCATGCCCCATCTGTCGGGGGAGGAACTCCTCTCGCAGATCGGCGAGCAGCACCCTGACGTCACCACCATCGTCATCAGCGGGCTCAATCAACTGGAGACAGCGGTCCGCTGCATGAAGCTCGGAGCCTTCGATTACTTCATCAAGACCGACGAGGAGGACCGGATCGTCGGGGGGGTGCTGCGGGCCGTACGGATGAAGGAGATGCAGCGCGATTACCTGGAGATGTCGACCCGCCTCGCCTCAGGCGAGTTACGTCATCCGGAGGCGTTTGCCGCTATCGTCACCGGCGATCGGGCAATGCTGAAGGTCTTTGCCTATGTGGAGGCGGTCGCCAGGAGCCCTCAGCCGCTCCTGATCACCGGGGAAAGCGGCGTTGGCAAGGAGCTCGTCGCGCAGGCCGCCCACCGCCTGAGCGGTTGCCGGGGGAAGCTGGTGACGGTCAACGTGGCCGGCCTTGACGATACGGTCTTTGCCGACACGCTCTTCGGTCACGTCCGGGGGGCCTTCACGGGTGCCGAGCAGCTCCGGCGCGGCATGGTCGAGGAGGCAGCGGACGGGACGCTCTTTCTCGACGAGATCGGTGATCTGAGCATTGCCTCACAGGTAAAGCTTCTGCGGCTGCTCCAGGAGGGGGAGTTCTTCCCGCTGGGGTGCGACCAGCCGAAGCGGCTCAAGGCCCGCATCATCGTTGCCACGCACCAGAACCTGGCGGAAAAGGAGGCAGCTGGAACGTTCCGCCGCGATCTCTTCTATCGCCTCCGTACCCATCAGGTGCACCTGCCGCCGCTCAGGGAGCGGCCCGGCGACATTCCCTTGCTGCTGGATCATTTCCTGGAAGAGGCGGCCCGAACCCTGGGTAAAAAGAAACCGACGCCGCCCCGTGAACTGTCCCAGGTTCTCGCCACCTACGGCTTCCCCGGCAACGTCCGCGAACTCAAGGCAATGGTCTTCGATGCCGTGAGCCTGCACCGTGACCGGATGCTCTCCATGGAGTCGTTCCTCAAGACCATCGGCCAACTCCGGACGGCGCGTGAAGAGGCTGCCCCTCCCGGCCGCAACCCCTTTGCCGGTTTTGTCGATCTCCCCACCTTCAGTGAGGCGGCCGGCCTGCTCGTTGCCGAAGCCATGCACCGGGCCAACGGCAATCAGACCATGGCGGCGCGGCTCCTCGGCATATCCCAGCCGGCCCTGAACAAACGGCTGAAGATGCGACGTGGCTGA